In Myxococcales bacterium, a single genomic region encodes these proteins:
- a CDS encoding response regulator, which yields MASGLKVLIVDDRADGAGLGDLIMGAGHVPVVAAGRAHALALAADVDVVILDLRAAGTDGLEVLGLLVASGRPVMVIAARTDQALRTAALDRGAVDLLAAPVDPLELGARLRLLGARARRPRSWRPMTAAATCASCSSTA from the coding sequence ATGGCGTCTGGCTTGAAAGTTCTGATCGTCGATGACCGAGCCGACGGGGCGGGGCTCGGCGACCTGATCATGGGCGCAGGCCATGTCCCGGTGGTTGCGGCCGGCCGGGCCCACGCGCTGGCGCTGGCCGCCGACGTCGATGTGGTGATCCTGGACCTGCGCGCCGCCGGCACCGACGGCCTCGAGGTCCTCGGCCTGCTGGTGGCGTCCGGACGACCGGTCATGGTGATCGCGGCGCGGACGGACCAGGCGCTGCGGACCGCGGCGCTCGATCGCGGCGCCGTCGACCTCCTGGCCGCGCCGGTCGATCCGCTCGAGCTGGGCGCGCGGCTGCGGCTGCTGGGCGCGCGGGCGCGTCGCCCGCGGTCGTGGCGGCCGATGACCGCGGCCGCCACCTGTGCCAGCTGCTCCTCGACAGCCTGA